The Bacillus sp. Y1 genome has a window encoding:
- a CDS encoding glycosyltransferase, whose protein sequence is MKIALLTMFNGLNSTYSLVNVVAEQLRMILDAGMKVKVLVSESCPLEERFGVFLDERIEWVKVINHLDGQQIHWRDYSQTSGEVHETFFKEADVIAEDMVDKLQDIDVCIMHDIHYQGWHLVHNVAIRKAQETLPKVKFIAFTHSAPVNRPNNPKWPFSARYTPMPNTLYVYPTQSGISALAKQYNVPEGRCRVVNNSLDILSFASNEIQILSKEIDLLSPDVLIVYPGRLTLAKKFEKVAMLGGAIKKHWEKSVSVVFCDFPSSDIPSNTYKALIRAQGATYGLANQDIIFTSDLKEFKSGFPRNAVLELFSLSNLFICPSFSESFGLTVIEAASKGNYLVLNERVPALEELGKNLNAYFIKWDARNFGFDTKETYNPSEESYLKEHARVIVNMMRENPVIKAKTLARQRYSPKWVWDNQLEPLISYF, encoded by the coding sequence ATGAAAATAGCTCTACTTACAATGTTTAATGGACTAAATAGCACCTACTCATTGGTTAATGTTGTGGCAGAACAACTTCGCATGATATTGGATGCAGGTATGAAAGTAAAAGTACTCGTAAGCGAGAGTTGCCCTCTAGAGGAGCGATTTGGTGTATTTTTGGATGAACGGATTGAATGGGTAAAAGTGATCAATCATCTAGATGGTCAACAAATACATTGGAGGGACTACTCCCAAACAAGCGGGGAAGTTCATGAAACCTTTTTTAAAGAAGCGGATGTCATTGCAGAAGACATGGTGGATAAATTACAAGATATTGATGTTTGTATCATGCATGATATACATTATCAAGGCTGGCATTTAGTTCACAACGTGGCCATACGTAAGGCTCAGGAAACATTGCCAAAAGTGAAATTTATTGCCTTTACCCATTCAGCTCCTGTGAATCGTCCAAATAATCCAAAATGGCCCTTTTCTGCCCGTTATACCCCCATGCCAAATACCCTGTATGTTTACCCAACTCAATCGGGTATTTCAGCATTAGCTAAACAGTATAATGTACCTGAGGGAAGATGCAGGGTGGTAAATAATAGTTTAGATATTTTAAGTTTTGCTAGTAATGAAATTCAGATTCTATCAAAAGAAATTGATTTACTTAGTCCCGATGTGTTAATCGTATATCCCGGACGTTTAACACTAGCAAAAAAATTCGAAAAGGTAGCTATGTTAGGAGGGGCAATAAAAAAGCACTGGGAAAAAAGCGTTTCAGTGGTATTTTGTGATTTTCCAAGCAGTGATATTCCAAGTAATACCTATAAAGCACTAATCCGGGCTCAAGGTGCCACTTATGGGCTAGCAAATCAAGATATTATTTTCACTTCTGATTTAAAGGAATTTAAGTCTGGTTTCCCAAGGAACGCTGTTTTAGAACTATTTAGTCTATCCAATCTTTTTATATGTCCATCGTTCTCTGAATCGTTTGGTTTAACCGTTATAGAAGCGGCTAGCAAAGGCAATTACCTGGTTTTAAATGAAAGAGTTCCTGCATTAGAAGAATTAGGAAAAAACCTTAATGCTTATTTTATAAAGTGGGATGCGAGAAATTTTGGATTTGATACGAAGGAAACATATAATCCATCAGAGGAAAGTTATTTAAAAGAACATGCTAGGGTCATTGTAAATATGATGAGGGAAAATCCAGTGATAAAAGCAAAAACACTCGCACGACAGCGATACAGCCCTAAATGGGTGTGGGATAACCAATTAGAACCATTGATTAGCTATTTCTAA